The Halichoerus grypus chromosome 9, mHalGry1.hap1.1, whole genome shotgun sequence genomic sequence tGTGATTATCTGTTTTTCCATCCTTCGAATCATTGCTGGCGTCCAGAGAAACCTACTTAACACCCATCTCCATCCCTTGAGCACAGGGAATGGAAATGAGTGGCACCGCACAGCTGGAGTCAGGCATGTGGAGTGCTTGGGGAGGGACAATTATGTGAGTACCTCTGGGAGCCAGGTAAAGCACCTGTAGCTGAAAGAGTGAAAACATGAATAGAATGTAGACCCTATCTCGAAAAACAAGAGTTCTGTCTGGTAGCTGAAGTATGGTGGTCAAGGGCATGATAAAAGTTAGGTCACTAAGTTACAAAAGCTCTGAGGCACAGAAGGGGAAGGAATTGCATAAACTAGCTGTCATTGCTGGGAAATCAGGAAATGCTCAGCATACTCTGGAGAGAGACCAGCATATCAGTTAGTTTTTTTGGATTATGCTGTGGCCATGTGTGGGATGGAATGAAGGACACCTGGGCTGGAGTCCTGAAAGAGCAGGCAGAAGGCAGTGGAAGGAACCCAGGGAAGAAGCACAGCGTCCCTGAGGGGCTGCTGGTGCCAAGGAAGGAGCCCAATAGGACTCTCAGGTTGGGGTACCATGGGAAGGTcaagaggggctgagggagagaagaCGAAAAGCACAGGTTTATTTCAGCCTCAGGGCCAGAGGGCACTGCAAAGGCTGAGTTATACTCAGGGAACCCTGCTTTTGAATCTGATAGGAAAGGAGTACCTTATTTTCCACCAACCTCGGATATAAACCTTGGTTTGACGTGTACCCCTAGAGTCTAGGGACTCCAGTTCTCCATATAATGATATGCTTAACTACCCCCTGAGAACTTCAGAGCTCATCAAACAGCCTTAAAAATGTGCTAAGAGCCCTTAATGAGGCCTGAAGCCTTCAATTAAATTAAACTGATAAACGAAAGCCCTGACAGAGGTGCCAATTTGTAGCTATCTGCAGGTCAGGGATTAGTGAGCCttcgtgtgagcatgtgtgcgtgtgcgtgtgtccCCGTTcgtccccgccccgccccagtgGCCAGAACTCCCACTTCCGGCCAGGAAGAGTCATTTCTATGAAGGGGATCCAGTGATACAGCTCCCTCCACGGAGCCACTCTTACAGTCCCACAGACCCCTCCCTAAGAGAGttgggagaagaaaaggggagggggccCCATTTCCATGCAAGGACACAGAGGCCCCGTGTTCCCCAGGTGTCAGGGCAGAGTGCCAGGTAGGGGACATGGTGGGGCTGCAGCCTCTTCTTGCCTGGAGGTGTGGGAGTGCAGGGGAGGGGATGTTCGTGGCGGGGAGGAGCGGACCATGGTCGCAGGTTTATTCCTGGGGCTGAGGGGTGAGGACAGGTGAGGGTGGTAGTGAAGACAAAAGAAAGACGGAGCACTGTCCCTACCCCCAGTCCTGTGAAAGAAGGAATTgagcagcaaagaaaaaaatggccttTTTCAGTCTCAGCCAGCAGGCTTGGCTCCAGGCCTGTCCCTCCTCTGTGGCCCCGGCAGGGGGCACTGCAGCCCCACTGAGGCTAAGAGGACTAAccgccacccccccaccactgGACACGGGCACGGTACTGGCCAGGGTTCAGCTGGGTCATGCTCATCCCCCAGATACAGGCTGCCATCCTGCTGCCCTCTCTAGGAGCTGCGGCTGGAGGACACAGGGAGccgtggagaaaaaaaaaaaaatttatttcatcagagaGCCTCTGAAGGCACCTGGTTTCTGttgaatataaaaaaaagcaGTTAAATGGCAACTGTACAAGGTGCATAATTGGTAGGAACAAGGCAGGGGGAACAGGGGAGGGACATGGAaatgtggggggaggaggcacaCGGGGAGAATATGGAAATATTATCATACAGGACCTTAGACAGACAGTCCCGGCCCCAAGCCACTGCTGGTATAATATGCTgaacagagacacacacacacacacatagacccacacaccctctctctctgagccTAGCAGCCCCTGCTGCCCTGCTCAAGCAGCGATCAGTCAGAGCCAAGTGTGGGGGGACGGTGGCTGCAGGGGACTTGAGCAGATGCACAGCCGGCATGCCCTCCCTGGATTCTGACCCTCAGGCTCACAATGTCCCCACTGTCCATCCGCAGACGCTCCCTCCTCAGGGCCTGGACACCCAGGCCCAGAACAGGCTGTGAGAAAGCAGAAGCTGGCGAAAAGAGAAAACCTCCAGACCACCCCTGCCCATccctgaaggagaagagagggcgCAGGAGCAGGTGGTCAGTGCAGTCCTTCTATCCATCACGGTCACACAATAGACCGGCACAGGAAGGAGAAGACAGCCCCCAGTGCCAGgcccagagacagaaagaaggccaTGATGGCTCCAGCTGTCTCTGCCTCAGCCGGCTTCACTTTCCTAAAGGCGGGAGGGCAAGGCTTCCTTAGAATGGCCCCTACCCCAGCACCCCCCCAGCTCTCCCCCCACAGAGCATCTGTGATGGCGAGACTTGCCTGAGCACAGAATTCTGCTGCTCCCCAGGCCCATCCTACTTTCCCACCTCCAATCTGGCTTTTGCCTCTTGGGGGAATGCGTAAGGGGGCTGTCTCCCACCTTCCCGCATCTCCACCTGGGTACCCTGGGTGCCCCACCCTCCACCACGACCCCTTCACCTACATGCCCCTCCAGGATCAGGGAGTCTCCTGttgccctctccccctccacggGCTGTCCGCCACTGGAGCTCTAGACCCTGCCTAATGCCACCAGGGGCCCCACTCACTTGGGCCCGAAGCACATGCAGAGACTGGCGAGGTAGCCGTTGGAGAAGGCGAAGGCAGCCATGAAGATGATGAACCAGGCGTCGTGCTCAAAGACCACAGCCAGGTGGCGGCGGGGCTGGACGTTACATAGCAACAGCAGGGGCACAAACAACATCCGGGCCAGCACCAGGCTTGGCAGCCAGTGGCTGTCCTTCCCGGGCTACGGAGGGACAGGTGGTGCCTCAGCCTGGGCTGGCCCCCAGCGCTCCGCTTGGGGCCCCTCAGGATCTGAATTGGATCTGGTTACCCTTCGGGCATACGGATTGTGAGGGAGCATGGCTGAGCCATCTCGAGAGCTGGAAACGTTCTGTATCTTGACCTGGCTGGTGATTATACAGcggcgcgtgcgtgcgtgcgtgcgtgtgcatgtgtgtgcgtgcgtgtgtgcgcgtgtgcatgtgtgtgtgcgcgtgtgtgcacgtgcgtgcgtgTGGTCATTAAGCTGTACGCTTAAGATCTGTACGACTTAGTACACATAGattatgtcttgtttttttttttttaaaaaaagcatggtCCCATTATCACCATACTTTCCTGGTTCCCTTTCTGGGTCTCAGGCTGAACTCTGCCCTCCCTCGCGCAGGGGCTGGGCGCCTCCTTCTTCCACTTACCCATGTAAATACAGCTGTGAGGCTCCGGCCCAGCCAGTCAAAGACATTGAAAGTCAAGAAACAAGACACAGGAATGAAGTAGTCTCCTGGAAAAAGAAGAGTAGAGTCAGGGGTGGTCATTAGGTCCAGAGAGACAGATTCAGCAACCCTAACCCTCACGggggctcagtttccccagctgtaaaatggagaagATGCTTCCAGGTCAGGGAAGGGCAAATGGGCCAGGAGAGTTTAGCTGGGGAGACGGAAGCCcaggctccccctgccccccactcccaaaCCTGCTCTAGCCCCGGTGTGCCCCCATCCTGGGAACCCACGGTGTCCTCACCCCAGGCACTGGTGCCCGCGATGCTGGACTGGACCTCAGCAGTCACGGCGGGAAACACCCCAATGGTGACCGTGAAGATGAAGCAGACAGAGAGAGCCGGGACTAAGATCTGGAGGAAAGGGACCCAGGCCCGCGTCTTCAAGGTGGCTGTGCAACAAAAAGCCCAGAatccgcccccccacacacacacagaatccagGGGAGTGGCCAGTCTCGGGTAGGAAAGGGAGTGGATTGATAGCGCATGGGTTGGGAGGGgcaaaagtaagagaaaaagagggtaaggggcagagggcagaacaCCCATGTCCCACATACATTTCTGAGGATGGCTCGGATTGAGGGGCCTTTGTTGGTGGGCTGAGAGCTGGGGGCTGGAACTCTGGACTCCTCTTTGTTTGCTCCTGTCTCCtctcctggggtggggtgggggtgacaggTTGTGGGAGCATCACGTTGTAGGGAAGATAGAACAGTAAGAGATGACAGAAACATTCCCCCAAAGGGCTGGGGTTAGTTGGGGTTGGAGACCCCTTCCCCAGGACACAACCACACCCTAACACCGAGCCCAGACCTCCCAGACCTGTAAGTCCCACATCACAAGTCCCAGGGGTCCTGACCTCTCCCAGGAGCCTCAGGTTCTATTACAAGAATCTGAAATTGCTTCCCACTGCCCTCAGATGTTCAAGGGCATCCAGCATTTCCCCCCATTTCACCTCTCCCGGCCTTTGTTTCCTATTGCTCCCCCTCATCCCAGCCCCAGTCCCTCTGGCTGCTGGCTTATCCCTGCCAGCCAATACAGCACACTCCTTCTTGCCCTCTGAACCCAGGCTGCCCCCTGCTGGGCAGGCCGCCCTCCACCCCAGCTTCTGCAGGCTATTCTGACCTTTACTAATGAGGTCCAACTTGGTCTCCTGCTCCCCAGGCCCTTCAAGCTTGAACTGCTGGTAGTAGCGGTAGAATTCCTACCAAGTGAGGGACACCAGGGAGGTGGATTCAGAGGTGGAAGCTCCAGAATTCCCCCCTCCAACGCCAGGTTTGGGTCCCAGAACACCACTGGTCTGGAGCCctggactccccacccccaccccaaatccgGCTTTCTCCATCTGCTTACCAGTCGGGGCAGGGCCAGGTAACAGATGATGGCTAAAACAATAACCCCACAGGCGATAATAAAGTAGCCGAAGGCACTTTCTGACAGCTCTGAGCCACCTGAGTGGAGCATGTGAGTGATCAGAGACTGTCCcgacccctgcccctcccctgcccctcccctgcccctcccctcccccacctcaccaaCCAGGCCGGCAGGCAGACAGGTGGCCATACTTACTGGCAATGGCACAGATCATGGCCACCGAGGCGAAGATGCCTGCCAGGCCCTGGCCACTCATGATGGGGGCGGTGTAGCTGGTGGGCAGGAGGCCGGCCAGACCAAACAGGCTGCCTTGCAGGATGGCACCGAACGCTGGGGGCACGAGGTGGGCatcagcaggggagagggagcagagtgGGACTTGCTTCCGCTGCGGGTGGCTGGAGGCCCGTGGGAAAACGGGTCCCGGTGGAGTCGTGACACCAAAACACAGccctctctgccctgcctcccagccctggTTCGTGCGTGCTCAGGCCTCTGGAGCCCGGACCGCCCATggcatccatttctttcctccgggggggaggaaggggctccGTTC encodes the following:
- the SLC29A1 gene encoding equilibrative nucleoside transporter 1 isoform X1, with amino-acid sequence MGGAHGQGLLPEPELGPPPKDCPGPLCSDPSAGKSGHPQAPEGGSSQPGKPDTVVTMTTTHQPQDRYKAVWLIFFMLGLGTLLPWNFFMTATRYFTNRLDESQNMSLVTAELSKDIQPSATPTVPSPERNLLSAVFNNVMTLCAMLPLLFFTCLNSFLHQRIPQSVRILGSLVAILLVFLITAVLVKVQLDAIPFFVITMVKIVLINSFGAILQGSLFGLAGLLPTSYTAPIMSGQGLAGIFASVAMICAIASGSELSESAFGYFIIACGVIVLAIICYLALPRLEFYRYYQQFKLEGPGEQETKLDLISKGEETGANKEESRVPAPSSQPTNKGPSIRAILRNILVPALSVCFIFTVTIGVFPAVTAEVQSSIAGTSAWGDYFIPVSCFLTFNVFDWLGRSLTAVFTWPGKDSHWLPSLVLARMLFVPLLLLCNVQPRRHLAVVFEHDAWFIIFMAAFAFSNGYLASLCMCFGPKKVKPAEAETAGAIMAFFLSLGLALGAVFSFLCRSIV
- the SLC29A1 gene encoding equilibrative nucleoside transporter 1 isoform X2 is translated as MTTTHQPQDRYKAVWLIFFMLGLGTLLPWNFFMTATRYFTNRLDESQNMSLVTAELSKDIQPSATPTVPSPERNLLSAVFNNVMTLCAMLPLLFFTCLNSFLHQRIPQSVRILGSLVAILLVFLITAVLVKVQLDAIPFFVITMVKIVLINSFGAILQGSLFGLAGLLPTSYTAPIMSGQGLAGIFASVAMICAIASGSELSESAFGYFIIACGVIVLAIICYLALPRLEFYRYYQQFKLEGPGEQETKLDLISKGEETGANKEESRVPAPSSQPTNKGPSIRAILRNILVPALSVCFIFTVTIGVFPAVTAEVQSSIAGTSAWGDYFIPVSCFLTFNVFDWLGRSLTAVFTWPGKDSHWLPSLVLARMLFVPLLLLCNVQPRRHLAVVFEHDAWFIIFMAAFAFSNGYLASLCMCFGPKKVKPAEAETAGAIMAFFLSLGLALGAVFSFLCRSIV